In Amycolatopsis coloradensis, one genomic interval encodes:
- a CDS encoding S8 family peptidase — MNNSLGTLKRRLPAFGVAAAVAVLTALGGTTVASAAEGSIVNAGSDKAIKDSYIVVLKDGSSVEATAKSVTQRHGGTVEKTFASSVRGFSGALTEKQAKRVAADPAVAYVEQNQTVSISVDQLNPPSWGLDRVDQQSLPLNQKYGYSTTASNVTAYVVDTGILTTHPDFGGRATHGRDTVDNDNDATDCQGHGTHVAGTIGGTAHGLAKGVKLVAVRVLNCSGSGTTAGVIAGVDWVTANAVKPAVANMSLGGGASTTLDQAVQRSIAAGITYGVAAGNDTGANACNTSPARTPEAITVGSTTNTDARSSFSNIGTCLDIFAPGSGITSTWLNNGTNTISGTSMATPHVVGAAALYASANPSATPKQVRDALVANGTKDKVTNPGTGSPNVLLYTGTGGGPDPEPTPCGTQTNSGVVAIPDAGAAVTSTITVANCARNASATTKVAVNITHTYVGDLVIDLVAPDGSSYRLKGSSNDSSDNINTTYTANVSSEAANGAWKLKVQDVYRVDTGTLNSWSLTV, encoded by the coding sequence TTGAACAATTCCCTGGGAACCTTGAAGAGACGACTGCCCGCCTTCGGTGTGGCCGCGGCCGTCGCCGTGCTGACGGCGCTGGGCGGCACCACCGTCGCGTCGGCGGCCGAGGGTTCGATCGTCAACGCGGGTAGCGACAAGGCGATCAAGGACAGCTACATCGTCGTGCTGAAGGACGGCTCGTCGGTCGAAGCCACCGCGAAGAGCGTGACCCAGCGCCACGGCGGCACGGTCGAGAAGACCTTCGCGTCTTCGGTCCGTGGTTTCTCCGGTGCGCTGACCGAAAAGCAGGCGAAGCGCGTCGCCGCCGACCCCGCCGTCGCGTACGTGGAGCAGAACCAGACCGTCTCGATCTCGGTGGACCAGCTGAACCCGCCGTCGTGGGGCCTGGACCGGGTCGATCAGCAGAGCCTTCCGCTCAACCAGAAGTACGGCTACAGCACCACGGCGTCGAACGTCACCGCGTACGTCGTCGACACCGGCATCCTCACCACGCACCCCGACTTCGGCGGGCGCGCGACCCACGGCCGTGACACCGTCGACAACGACAACGACGCCACGGACTGCCAGGGTCACGGCACCCACGTCGCCGGCACCATCGGCGGTACCGCGCACGGTCTGGCCAAGGGCGTCAAGCTCGTCGCCGTCCGCGTGCTGAACTGCTCCGGTTCCGGGACGACGGCCGGCGTCATCGCCGGTGTCGACTGGGTGACCGCGAACGCCGTCAAGCCCGCCGTCGCGAACATGAGCCTCGGTGGCGGCGCTTCGACGACCCTCGACCAGGCCGTCCAGCGGTCGATCGCGGCAGGCATCACCTACGGTGTCGCGGCCGGTAACGACACCGGTGCCAACGCCTGCAACACCTCGCCCGCCCGTACGCCGGAAGCGATCACCGTCGGCTCGACGACGAACACCGACGCGCGGTCGAGCTTCTCCAACATCGGCACCTGCCTCGACATCTTCGCGCCGGGCAGCGGCATCACGTCGACGTGGCTGAACAACGGCACCAACACCATCAGCGGTACCTCGATGGCGACTCCGCACGTCGTGGGCGCGGCGGCCCTGTACGCCTCCGCCAACCCGTCGGCCACGCCGAAGCAGGTCCGTGACGCGCTGGTCGCCAACGGCACCAAGGACAAGGTGACCAACCCGGGCACCGGTTCGCCGAACGTGCTGCTCTACACCGGCACCGGCGGTGGCCCCGACCCCGAGCCGACCCCCTGTGGCACGCAGACCAACAGCGGCGTCGTCGCCATCCCCGACGCCGGTGCCGCGGTGACCAGCACGATCACCGTCGCGAACTGCGCCCGCAACGCCTCGGCCACCACCAAGGTCGCGGTGAACATCACGCACACCTACGTCGGTGACCTCGTCATCGACCTGGTCGCGCCGGACGGCAGCTCCTACCGCCTGAAGGGTTCGAGCAACGACTCGTCCGACAACATCAACACCACCTACACCGCCAACGTCTCGTCCGAGGCCGCGAACGGTGCCTGGAAGCTGAAGGTCCAGGACGTCTACCGGGTCGACACCGGCACGCTCAACAGCTGGTCGCTGACCGTCTGA
- a CDS encoding ABC transporter ATP-binding protein, whose amino-acid sequence MELFMARGGRRRRPPSTVPDSGLTGPVDIPEPEPEAVPKDLKSRLNRMWVNIAGTVRGLPKVAKLTWQASPVLTIVITLVTLLSGLLPTATAYVAKLLIDSVVAAIQGHGTKSAIVGVALFQFGILVLTAVSQALTTYGQALLQERMTLTIRHQVMDHASKLHLSYFEGSASYDMLRQAAQEAPTRPLSMMNSALGLIRTLITFGSMIALLVSISPLLALVALVAPIPAFISQSKYGARAFWLTLMMSPLKRRMDYLSSLVTTDTYAKETKLFGLGPYFVDRFQRLGQVFYDRQRTLTRKRSVSSTSWGLLSTAAGSAIALYIALEAVGGRLTLGDLALYTAAAASVQTSVQGLFTAFSGMYENNLYLDTLYRFLGTKPEIVAPPEPRPLPSTVEGHIRFEEVSFTYPGAADPALDGVSFEIRPGETVAVVGRNGAGKSTLFKLLCRLYDPTGGRILLDDVDIREYDPVELRRRISAMFQDYVTYQGTAAENIGLGDLTHLVDRERIETSAKRAGADERIERLPSGYDTPLGRWFDQGVSLSGGEWQKIALSRAFLREAPILILDEPTSALDAQAEHDLFSRLRELSEGRTTLYISHRFSTVRQAERILLLEHGKVAEYGTHDELMAAKAGYADLFTLQAAAYLDEA is encoded by the coding sequence CTGGAACTGTTCATGGCGCGCGGCGGCAGGCGACGCCGTCCGCCGTCGACGGTGCCCGACAGCGGTCTGACCGGCCCGGTCGACATCCCGGAGCCTGAACCCGAAGCCGTCCCGAAAGACTTGAAGTCCCGGCTCAACCGCATGTGGGTCAACATCGCGGGCACGGTCCGCGGACTGCCGAAGGTCGCGAAGCTGACTTGGCAGGCAAGCCCAGTCCTGACCATCGTGATCACCCTGGTGACGCTGCTTTCCGGCCTCCTCCCGACGGCGACCGCGTACGTGGCGAAACTGCTGATCGACTCGGTGGTCGCGGCGATCCAGGGGCACGGGACGAAGAGCGCGATCGTCGGTGTCGCCCTCTTCCAGTTCGGCATCCTCGTGCTCACCGCGGTTTCGCAGGCGCTGACCACCTACGGCCAAGCACTGCTGCAGGAACGGATGACGCTGACCATCCGCCATCAGGTGATGGACCACGCGAGCAAGCTGCACCTTTCGTACTTCGAGGGTTCCGCGTCCTACGACATGCTGCGTCAAGCCGCGCAGGAGGCGCCGACGCGGCCGCTGTCGATGATGAACTCGGCGCTGGGCTTGATCCGGACACTGATCACCTTCGGCAGCATGATCGCGCTGCTCGTCTCGATCAGCCCGCTGCTGGCGCTCGTCGCGCTCGTGGCGCCGATCCCCGCGTTCATCTCCCAGTCGAAGTACGGCGCCCGCGCGTTCTGGCTGACGCTGATGATGTCCCCGCTGAAACGGCGGATGGACTATCTGTCCTCTTTGGTCACCACGGACACGTACGCCAAGGAGACCAAGCTCTTCGGGCTCGGCCCGTACTTCGTCGACCGGTTCCAGCGGCTCGGCCAGGTCTTCTACGACCGGCAGCGCACACTGACCCGCAAGCGCAGCGTCAGCTCGACGTCGTGGGGTCTGCTCAGCACCGCCGCCGGATCCGCGATCGCGCTGTACATCGCGCTGGAGGCCGTCGGCGGCAGGCTCACCCTCGGCGATCTCGCGCTGTACACGGCCGCCGCGGCGTCGGTGCAGACGTCCGTCCAAGGGTTGTTCACCGCGTTTTCCGGGATGTACGAGAACAATCTCTACCTCGACACGCTGTACCGTTTCCTCGGGACGAAACCGGAGATCGTCGCGCCACCGGAGCCGCGACCTCTTCCGTCCACAGTGGAGGGTCACATCCGGTTCGAAGAAGTGTCCTTCACCTATCCCGGAGCGGCCGACCCCGCCCTCGACGGCGTGAGCTTCGAGATCCGGCCGGGCGAGACGGTCGCCGTCGTCGGCCGCAACGGCGCCGGGAAGTCGACACTGTTCAAACTGCTGTGCCGGCTGTACGACCCGACGGGCGGGCGGATCCTGCTCGACGACGTCGACATCCGCGAGTACGACCCGGTGGAACTGCGGCGGCGGATCAGCGCGATGTTCCAGGACTACGTGACGTATCAGGGCACCGCGGCGGAGAACATCGGACTCGGCGACCTGACGCACCTCGTCGACCGGGAACGGATCGAGACGTCGGCGAAACGGGCCGGTGCCGACGAGCGGATCGAGCGCCTGCCCAGTGGCTACGACACCCCGCTCGGCCGCTGGTTCGACCAGGGCGTCAGCCTGTCCGGTGGCGAATGGCAGAAGATCGCGTTGTCCAGGGCGTTCCTGCGGGAAGCACCGATCCTGATCCTCGACGAGCCCACCTCCGCACTGGACGCCCAGGCCGAGCACGATCTCTTCTCGCGGCTTCGTGAGCTCTCGGAGGGGCGCACGACGCTGTACATCTCGCACCGGTTCTCCACCGTCCGCCAGGCGGAGCGGATTCTGTTGCTGGAGCACGGAAAGGTCGCCGAATACGGGACACACGACGAACTGATGGCGGCGAAGGCGGGCTATGCCGACCTGTTCACGTTGCAGGCCGCCGCGTACCTCGACGAGGCTTGA
- a CDS encoding SCP2 sterol-binding domain-containing protein: MTEIVGLTGRALVDALERIEPDSAEAHSLDVNEVAGAIDPKDLGKDDVRRLLTALGRLAESAPAFDLRKVDPARFANLVARASRTQLESVVAERPLRERVLREIFDRMGAHIRQDRAKTLHAVVHWRLSGGTGDGGYDRYETVISHGECTVSRDMREKPRVTITIAPVDFFRLITHQATPAVLFVTGKIKVKGDLAFAAGLIGFFDLPKPS; the protein is encoded by the coding sequence ATGACCGAGATCGTGGGGCTGACCGGCCGCGCGCTGGTCGACGCGCTGGAACGGATCGAGCCGGATTCCGCCGAAGCGCACTCTCTCGACGTCAACGAGGTCGCGGGCGCCATCGACCCGAAGGACCTCGGCAAGGACGACGTCCGGCGGCTGCTGACCGCCCTGGGGCGGCTCGCCGAGTCCGCGCCCGCGTTCGACCTCCGCAAGGTGGACCCGGCCCGCTTCGCGAACCTCGTCGCGCGCGCCTCGCGTACACAGCTCGAGAGCGTCGTCGCCGAACGGCCGCTCCGGGAGCGCGTGCTGCGTGAGATCTTCGACCGCATGGGCGCCCACATCCGGCAGGACCGCGCGAAGACCCTGCACGCCGTGGTGCACTGGCGGCTGTCCGGCGGCACCGGCGACGGCGGGTACGACCGCTACGAGACGGTGATCTCGCACGGCGAGTGCACGGTCAGCCGCGACATGAGGGAGAAGCCGAGGGTGACGATCACGATCGCGCCCGTCGATTTCTTCCGGCTCATCACCCATCAGGCGACGCCGGCTGTGCTATTCGTCACGGGAAAGATCAAAGTAAAAGGTGACCTGGCATTCGCGGCCGGTCTGATCGGTTTCTTCGACCTGCCGAAGCCGTCCTGA
- a CDS encoding 3-oxoacyl-ACP reductase has translation MADRYQQFTKSPVGKFVVPKLGLPNPATLRRYKPGQPALEGPALLGAAPGGRLEKVIEAQLHRAGIEVLSTAADKHAALVFDATGVKDPKQLREVYNFFHPVIRSVGPSGRVVVLGTPPELAQGHERIAQRALEGFVRSVGKELKRGATAQLVYVAEGAEEATESTLRFLLSAKSAFVDAQVIRVGTETKTASAPADWTKPLEGKVALVTGASRGIGAAIAEVLGRDGAHVVALDIPAQGADLSKVANKVGGSSLQLDITAADAPEKLAEYLTTRHGGVDIVVHNAGITRDKTLGNMTEGGWDSVIAVNLASQLAVNEKLVADKVLHENGRIIGVSSIAGIAGNVGQTNYATSKAGVIGMVNDGAPKLAEYGGTINAVAPGFIETKMTAAVPLFIREAGRRLSSLGQGGLPVDVAETIAWYANPASAAVNGNVVRVCGQALLGA, from the coding sequence ATGGCTGACAGGTACCAGCAGTTCACGAAGAGCCCGGTAGGGAAATTCGTGGTGCCGAAGCTCGGCCTGCCGAACCCCGCCACGCTCCGCCGGTACAAGCCCGGCCAGCCCGCTCTCGAGGGTCCCGCACTTCTGGGTGCCGCGCCGGGCGGCCGTCTCGAAAAGGTGATCGAGGCGCAGCTGCACCGCGCGGGTATCGAGGTCCTCTCGACGGCGGCCGACAAGCACGCAGCGCTCGTCTTCGACGCGACAGGCGTGAAGGACCCGAAGCAGCTTCGCGAGGTCTACAACTTCTTCCACCCCGTGATCCGGAGCGTCGGACCGTCGGGCCGCGTCGTCGTCCTCGGAACGCCGCCGGAGCTGGCCCAAGGACACGAGCGGATCGCCCAGCGTGCGCTCGAAGGCTTCGTCCGTTCCGTCGGTAAGGAGCTGAAGCGCGGCGCGACCGCTCAGCTCGTGTACGTCGCCGAAGGAGCCGAAGAGGCCACTGAGTCCACGCTCCGGTTCCTGCTGTCGGCGAAGTCCGCCTTCGTCGACGCCCAGGTCATCCGCGTGGGCACCGAGACCAAGACCGCCTCGGCCCCGGCCGACTGGACGAAACCCCTCGAAGGCAAGGTCGCCCTGGTCACCGGCGCTTCCCGCGGTATCGGCGCCGCCATCGCCGAGGTGCTGGGCCGAGACGGCGCCCACGTCGTCGCGCTCGACATCCCCGCGCAGGGCGCGGACCTGTCCAAGGTGGCCAACAAGGTCGGCGGCTCGTCGCTGCAGCTGGACATCACCGCCGCCGACGCGCCGGAGAAACTCGCCGAGTACCTGACCACGCGCCACGGCGGTGTCGACATCGTCGTGCACAACGCGGGCATCACGCGGGACAAGACCCTCGGCAACATGACCGAAGGCGGCTGGGACTCGGTCATCGCGGTCAACCTCGCCTCGCAGCTCGCGGTGAACGAAAAGCTCGTGGCCGACAAGGTGCTGCACGAGAACGGCCGGATCATCGGCGTCTCCTCGATCGCCGGGATCGCGGGCAACGTCGGCCAGACCAACTACGCCACCAGCAAGGCGGGCGTCATCGGCATGGTGAACGACGGCGCGCCGAAGCTCGCCGAGTACGGCGGCACGATCAACGCCGTCGCGCCCGGCTTCATCGAGACGAAGATGACCGCCGCCGTCCCGCTGTTCATCCGCGAGGCGGGGCGCAGGTTGTCCAGCCTCGGCCAGGGCGGGCTCCCGGTCGACGTCGCCGAGACGATCGCCTGGTACGCGAACCCGGCTTCGGCCGCGGTCAACGGCAACGTGGTCCGCGTCTGCGGCCAGGCACTGCTGGGGGCGTGA
- a CDS encoding SMP-30/gluconolactonase/LRE family protein, translating into MKTLLDGLKLPESARWHDGRLWLANWGGGQILAVTPGGESELIANVPTAMPITFDWLPDGRLLIVDGPNARLLNADLSTYADLRPVASLWNEVVVDGRGNAFVNGMNDFQAPGAIAVVTPDGEVRQVADGILFGNGMAVTPDDATLIVAESYGSRLTAFDIAEDGSLSGRRVWAELGGDHPDGICLDADGAVWYADVAGKHCVRVREGGEVLQKVEADRGCFSCTLGGEDGRSLYVLAAEWHGWENPFGDGPTGQVQVTEIG; encoded by the coding sequence ATGAAGACCCTGCTCGACGGCCTCAAGCTCCCCGAATCCGCCCGCTGGCACGACGGCCGCCTCTGGCTGGCGAACTGGGGCGGCGGTCAGATCCTCGCGGTCACGCCCGGCGGCGAGAGCGAACTGATCGCGAACGTGCCGACCGCGATGCCGATCACCTTCGACTGGCTCCCCGACGGCCGCCTGCTCATCGTCGACGGCCCGAACGCTCGCCTGCTCAACGCGGACCTGAGCACCTACGCGGACCTGCGCCCGGTCGCCTCCCTCTGGAACGAGGTCGTGGTCGACGGCCGCGGCAACGCCTTCGTCAACGGGATGAACGACTTCCAGGCACCGGGCGCCATCGCCGTCGTCACCCCCGACGGCGAGGTGCGCCAGGTCGCCGACGGCATCCTGTTCGGCAACGGCATGGCCGTCACGCCCGACGACGCGACGCTGATCGTCGCCGAGTCGTACGGCAGCAGGCTCACCGCGTTCGACATCGCCGAGGACGGCTCGCTGTCCGGCAGGCGGGTGTGGGCCGAGCTCGGCGGCGACCACCCGGACGGCATCTGCCTCGATGCCGACGGCGCCGTCTGGTACGCGGACGTGGCGGGCAAGCACTGCGTCCGCGTCCGCGAAGGAGGCGAAGTACTTCAGAAGGTCGAAGCCGATCGAGGCTGTTTCTCCTGCACGCTCGGCGGCGAGGACGGGCGTTCGCTCTACGTCCTCGCCGCGGAGTGGCACGGCTGGGAGAACCCGTTCGGCGACGGGCCGACCGGTCAGGTCCAGGTCACCGAGATCGGCTAG
- a CDS encoding SCP2 sterol-binding domain-containing protein has product MPRNSPNRRWRDKVRLSRPSRPHKTRTGGEHVVNAFAEKLELAKLSPEQFTQVLETLHMLGETGAGIELSSLETEVLVDVVQRASREQLKAIADHPDLRSAFLDEIFRRMSDHFVPERARHVDFVVAWRFTDGDGEDGFDRFQTVIEDGVCVSSTDLARSPDTTITLSVDDFIRMATGNAAVAAMFVTGKVKVKGEYAPAVRFSGYFDIPKPSGA; this is encoded by the coding sequence GTGCCCCGAAATTCTCCGAACCGGCGCTGGCGGGACAAGGTACGCCTTTCCCGTCCGTCGAGGCCGCACAAAACGCGCACCGGTGGCGAGCACGTCGTCAACGCCTTCGCGGAGAAACTCGAGCTCGCCAAACTGAGCCCCGAGCAGTTCACCCAGGTCCTGGAAACCCTGCACATGCTGGGCGAAACCGGTGCGGGCATCGAGCTGAGCTCACTGGAGACCGAGGTGCTCGTCGACGTCGTGCAACGCGCGTCGCGGGAGCAGCTCAAGGCCATCGCCGATCATCCGGACCTGCGTTCGGCTTTCCTCGACGAGATTTTCCGCAGAATGTCGGATCATTTCGTTCCGGAACGCGCGCGGCATGTCGACTTCGTCGTCGCGTGGCGTTTTACCGACGGTGACGGAGAAGACGGTTTCGATCGTTTTCAAACGGTCATCGAAGACGGCGTCTGCGTTTCCAGCACCGATCTCGCGCGCTCTCCGGACACCACCATCACGCTGTCCGTCGACGACTTCATCCGGATGGCCACCGGCAACGCGGCGGTGGCGGCGATGTTCGTGACGGGCAAGGTGAAGGTCAAGGGCGAGTACGCACCGGCCGTGCGGTTCAGCGGGTATTTCGACATCCCGAAGCCGAGCGGCGCCTAG
- a CDS encoding N-acetyltransferase, which produces MLIRQETPADREAIHAVHLAAFEKLSVPVVEAKLVDELREDGDLIGALSIVAERDGEVVGHVCCSPAKLGSDEKSTVGLGPLGVLPQHHASGVGSALVHAVLGAADALGYGAVVLLGDPNYYSRFGFVLAARHGITPPVAEWAPHFQVRTLRAYTPDLQGEFRYSPAFDRL; this is translated from the coding sequence ATGCTGATCCGACAGGAAACCCCGGCCGACCGCGAGGCGATCCACGCCGTCCATCTGGCCGCGTTCGAGAAACTCAGTGTCCCGGTGGTCGAGGCGAAACTCGTCGACGAACTGCGGGAGGACGGTGACCTGATCGGCGCACTGTCCATCGTGGCCGAACGCGACGGGGAGGTCGTCGGGCACGTCTGCTGCAGCCCGGCCAAACTCGGCTCCGACGAGAAGTCCACGGTCGGTCTCGGCCCGCTCGGAGTCCTGCCCCAGCATCACGCTTCCGGCGTCGGCTCCGCGCTCGTGCACGCCGTGCTCGGCGCGGCGGACGCGCTCGGTTACGGCGCCGTGGTCCTGCTGGGCGACCCGAACTACTACTCCCGCTTCGGCTTCGTGCTCGCCGCGCGGCACGGGATCACGCCGCCGGTCGCGGAATGGGCGCCGCACTTCCAGGTCCGCACCCTGCGCGCGTACACGCCCGACCTCCAGGGCGAGTTCCGCTACTCACCCGCCTTCGACCGCCTCTAG
- a CDS encoding FxsA family protein: protein MAVAFLLYVVAEIAAVWAVGSAVGVLGTIALLFAGAFVGSWLARREGGRAFRAFAESARLGRPADAEKELTDGMLIGLGGLLILLPGFVSDVIGLLFILPPTRSVARKVWQKRMARRAVKFANRTRGPVMVVDSEVVVDTPPAEAAKKQPPVIEGRIVEG from the coding sequence ATGGCTGTCGCGTTCCTGCTCTATGTCGTCGCCGAGATCGCCGCCGTGTGGGCGGTGGGCTCGGCCGTTGGCGTCCTCGGCACGATCGCGCTGCTCTTCGCCGGCGCGTTCGTCGGGTCCTGGCTCGCGCGTCGTGAAGGCGGCCGCGCCTTCCGGGCGTTCGCCGAGTCCGCGCGGCTCGGCCGTCCCGCCGACGCGGAGAAGGAACTCACCGACGGGATGCTGATCGGGCTCGGCGGCCTGCTGATCCTGCTGCCCGGTTTCGTCAGCGACGTCATCGGCCTGCTGTTCATCCTGCCGCCGACACGGAGCGTCGCGCGCAAGGTCTGGCAGAAGCGGATGGCGCGCCGGGCGGTCAAGTTCGCCAACCGCACGCGAGGGCCGGTGATGGTCGTGGACAGCGAGGTCGTCGTGGACACGCCGCCCGCGGAGGCCGCCAAGAAGCAGCCGCCGGTGATCGAGGGCCGCATCGTCGAGGGCTAG
- a CDS encoding TetR/AcrR family transcriptional regulator — protein sequence MSEEVPRPAERAKRLPRAVRERQILDAAVSVFSRYGYHSASMDEISEVAGVSKPMIYTYLGSKEDLFGACIRREATRLLEAVQDGIKPDLPPDMQLWHGLRAFYRFVADYRESWTVLHRQAMTVGGTFAAEITDMRTRAIELVAALVVSAGTRKGLGEQAEFSGAGLSAALVGAAESLADWALDHPDVSDGVLASWLMNLVWLGFNDLVEGEIWKPSESDD from the coding sequence TTGTCCGAGGAAGTGCCGCGTCCCGCCGAACGCGCCAAAAGGCTGCCGAGAGCGGTGCGGGAACGCCAGATCCTGGACGCGGCGGTCTCGGTGTTCTCGCGCTACGGCTATCACTCCGCGTCGATGGACGAGATCTCCGAGGTCGCCGGCGTGTCCAAGCCGATGATCTACACCTATCTCGGCTCGAAGGAAGACCTCTTCGGCGCGTGCATCCGCCGCGAAGCCACCCGCCTGCTGGAGGCGGTGCAGGACGGGATCAAACCCGATCTGCCGCCCGACATGCAGCTTTGGCACGGGCTCCGCGCGTTCTACCGGTTCGTCGCCGACTACCGCGAGTCCTGGACGGTGTTGCACCGCCAGGCCATGACCGTCGGCGGCACCTTCGCCGCGGAGATCACCGACATGCGCACCCGCGCGATCGAGCTGGTCGCCGCGCTGGTCGTCTCCGCCGGCACCCGCAAGGGCCTCGGCGAACAGGCCGAGTTCTCCGGCGCGGGGCTGTCCGCCGCGCTGGTCGGGGCGGCCGAGTCGCTGGCCGACTGGGCACTCGACCACCCCGACGTCTCCGACGGCGTGCTCGCCTCGTGGCTGATGAACCTGGTCTGGCTCGGGTTCAACGACCTCGTCGAGGGCGAGATCTGGAAGCCGTCAGAGAGCGACGACTGA
- a CDS encoding MaoC family dehydratase, which translates to MAVKELHESPSLSSLYPKALLGSLRKSGGDTLPSTEFVREGVVVDPAHLAAYNQVCGFRLDDVLPATYPHILAFPLQMALMTEADFPFPLLGMVHVANRITQHRQLRLDESFTLRVRAEDLRPHEKGKQFDVVSELLVSDSPVWTDVSTYLRRGGGSGEKTSRGQLSQPTPNAIWHVPGDIGRRYAEVSGDRNPIHLHPITAKAFGFPAAIAHGMWTKAHALSAFEGRLPEAFTVDVKFKQPVLLPAKAAFTTWSEGDGWAFELWNARKPKPHLEGSVVAL; encoded by the coding sequence ATGGCCGTCAAGGAACTCCACGAATCGCCGAGCCTGTCTTCGCTGTACCCCAAGGCGTTGCTCGGCTCGCTGCGCAAGAGCGGCGGGGACACGCTGCCGTCGACCGAGTTCGTCCGTGAGGGCGTCGTCGTCGATCCGGCCCACCTCGCCGCGTACAACCAGGTGTGCGGATTCCGGCTCGACGACGTGCTCCCGGCGACGTATCCGCATATCCTCGCGTTCCCGTTGCAGATGGCGCTGATGACCGAGGCCGACTTCCCGTTCCCGTTGCTGGGCATGGTGCACGTCGCCAACCGGATCACCCAGCACCGGCAGCTGCGGCTCGACGAGTCGTTCACCCTGCGCGTGCGCGCGGAGGACCTGCGCCCGCACGAGAAGGGCAAGCAGTTCGACGTCGTCAGCGAGCTGCTGGTCAGCGACAGTCCTGTGTGGACGGACGTCAGCACGTATCTGCGCCGCGGAGGCGGCAGCGGCGAGAAGACCTCGCGCGGTCAGCTTTCCCAGCCGACTCCCAACGCGATCTGGCACGTGCCCGGCGACATCGGCCGCCGCTACGCCGAGGTATCCGGCGACCGCAACCCGATCCACCTGCACCCGATCACCGCGAAGGCGTTCGGCTTCCCGGCGGCGATCGCGCACGGCATGTGGACGAAGGCGCACGCGCTCTCGGCCTTCGAGGGCAGGCTCCCGGAGGCGTTCACCGTCGACGTCAAGTTCAAGCAGCCGGTGCTGCTGCCCGCCAAGGCCGCTTTCACCACCTGGAGTGAAGGCGATGGCTGGGCGTTCGAGCTGTGGAACGCGCGCAAGCCGAAGCCGCACCTGGAGGGCTCAGTCGTCGCTCTCTGA
- a CDS encoding TetR/AcrR family transcriptional regulator, whose translation MSADERRRMIVQSVLPLLVEHGAGVTSSQIARAAGIGEGTVFRVFKDKDELFATCFAEALKPDQVLDAIAVIDLDQSLDDRLIEAADALSAHLQRMGALMAVMHGSGKWPEHRHGDRRDRRKESMSAMRDAMAELFEPEKDRLRLPPAQSAALFLSLLFSGRIRFSETGDEPTTMELVDVFLNGALAAA comes from the coding sequence ATGAGTGCCGACGAGCGGCGCCGGATGATCGTCCAGTCCGTGCTGCCCCTGCTGGTGGAGCACGGCGCCGGTGTCACGTCGAGCCAGATCGCGCGTGCCGCGGGCATCGGCGAGGGCACGGTCTTCCGCGTGTTCAAGGACAAGGACGAACTGTTCGCCACCTGCTTCGCCGAAGCGCTGAAACCCGACCAGGTACTCGACGCGATCGCGGTCATCGACCTCGACCAGTCCCTCGACGACAGGCTCATCGAGGCGGCCGACGCGCTCAGCGCGCACCTCCAGCGCATGGGCGCGCTCATGGCGGTCATGCACGGCTCCGGCAAGTGGCCGGAGCATCGCCACGGCGACCGCAGGGACCGGCGAAAGGAGTCGATGAGCGCCATGCGCGACGCCATGGCCGAACTGTTCGAACCGGAGAAGGACCGGCTCCGCCTGCCGCCGGCGCAGTCCGCGGCGCTCTTCCTGTCGCTGCTGTTCAGCGGCCGGATCCGGTTCAGCGAAACCGGTGACGAGCCCACCACGATGGAGCTCGTCGACGTGTTCCTCAACGGCGCCTTGGCGGCCGCGTGA